One region of Lathamus discolor isolate bLatDis1 chromosome 2, bLatDis1.hap1, whole genome shotgun sequence genomic DNA includes:
- the DSP gene encoding desmoplakin isoform X2: MSINGGSHPRINTLGRMARAESGTDLRYEMSSHVVGSGGGGGTHTHKAYYYQKTYGGEYGSDGYGQNGTCTVSRRQNTIQELLQNCSDCLMRAELIVQPELKYGDGVQIRGNRDLEDCFAQANDQMDILDGLIREMRQMGQPCDMYQKRLLQLQEQMRALYKAISVPRARRASSKGGGCYSSQSGSGWDEYTKRVTSECLNWMRQQKAEMELVKWGFDAASIEQQIGDHRRTHNAIGDYRWHLDKVKTDLREKAAVHQLEEEYEGLLKYSFERMDQLRQFQNLIQATSREIMWINDCEEEELLYDWSDRNTDISRKQEAFSKRMSELELKEKELNKLKQESDQLVLNQHPASDKIEAYMDTLQTQWSWILQITKCIDVHLKENAAYFQFFEEAQATECYLKNLQDSIRKKFICDKSMSLQSLLEQIKELENERERILEYKRQVQSLVNKSKKIVQLKPRNPDYRSNKPIILKALCDYKQDLKTVRKGDECILKDNNERSKWLVTGPGGVDMLVPSVSLIIPPPNPLAVDLATKIEQYYEAILALWNQLYINMKSLVSWHYCMIDIEKIRAMTIAKLKTMRKEDYQKIITDLEIHYQEFLRNSQGSEMFGDEDKRKIQTQFTDAQKHYQTLIIQLPNQPRQPQTVVPTESCPVGSSSTIIVNERNREHEKQEAWLLMELQKLRRQIEASEIQMVQRAPLGVDQGAVHDFTVRIKDLEGVQNDSQIMAETLNKHKDLLPNFRGCEKYVYLQSEINALFQKLENINGVSAGYLDSLNALRCLLQVILQTEDVIRVYEVRLSEEETIPLDLDKVEAYRACLKKMKADLNMKKSLLTALENELQRTLQIHSQSCQSYTLYDMDIGKFCDKVTQLIDRWQRVDKQIDNRSWDLERQIKQLKTYRDLYQALCKWICDAKRRQDAIEGMKLCDCNAIMRYLHDQKNLHSEICGKRDKVEELLKHADQCSAAIKDYELQVASYSSGLETLLNIPIKKSVVQSPAVLIVQEANEAQSRYIELLTRSGDYYRFLSEMLKSMEDLKMKNTKIELLEEELRLARDSNSETNNKHKFLEQNLQKYQMDISQLKAKLMSLEEMKRQAEMDGNSAKQNLDKCYAQIKDLNDRITRLTYEIEDEKRKRKLLEDRYEQQKNDYDQLQKTRQNEKDSLGWQKLESEKVIKEKEYEIERLRVLLQDEGTRKREYENELAKASNRIQESKNQYSHIMQERETLLIKMSALEQDKARLQRLEEELNRLKVALESESRLKQRLESEKQQILNDLNQWKSQHSRTEESIRKIQCEREKSEREKNTLRTEIERLQMEIKRIEERYRCRLEETAVKNQSELESERLRMQREIEKLKQRPYGSHRSTQTEEDFCIDASKLVFCGLRKKITAMQLYECQLIDKLTLDKLLKGQRSVEEVAADIEPYLKGAGAIAGVSLSPRQKYSFVEAKRNQLLTAENAVLLLEAQAATGGVIDPHRNEMLTVDSAIARDLIDFDDREQIYTAEKAITGFKDPFSGKTVPVSEAIKKNLVDRETGIRLLEAQLAVGGIVDPVNSVFLPKDIALSRGLIDKDLYRMLNNCQGTTKNFIDPTTKKAVTYMQLKEKCRIEPHTGLLLLPVQKRSMSFQGIRQPVSADALLEAGIIKESTRNDLERGAITVEEVSERIIDFLQGSSCIAGIYNEATKEKLGIYQAMKIGLVRPGTALELLEAQAATGFIVDPVSNVRLPVEEAYKRGLVGIEFKEKLLSAERAVTGYKDPETGNIISLFQAMNKELIERGHGIRLLEAQIATGGIIDPKESYRLPVETAYKRGYFNEELNQILSDPSDDTKGFFDPNTEENLTYLQLKERCIKDEATGLCLLPLREKKKVVHTSQKNTLRKRRVVIVDPETNREMSVQEAYSKGLIDYDTYTELAEQECEWEEITITGSDGSSRVVLVDRKTGSQYDIQDAIDKGLVERKFFDQYRSGSLSLTQFADMISCRNGTDEVFRHESVTRSPTVLSVRSSSSLIRSGSFSETPEECSPIAAIFDTENLEKISISEAIQRGIVDSITGQRLLEAQACTGGIICPTTGQRLSLQEATSQGIIDQDMATRLKPAQKAFIGFEGIKGGRKRMSAAEAVKEKWLPYEAGQRFLEFQYLTGGLVDPEVRGRITTEEAIRNGLIDGRASQKLQDTNSYPKILTCPKTKLKISYKDAMNRSMVEDITGLKLLEAASVSSKGISSPYNVSSAPGSRSGSRSGSRSGSRSGSRRGSFDASACSSYSYSYSAFSSGSIGR, from the exons ATGAGCATCAACGGCGGCTCGCACCCGCGGATCAACACCTTGGGCCGGATGGCGCGGGCCGAGTCCGGCACCGACCTGCGCTACGAGATGAGCTCCCATGTGGTGGGgagcggcggtggcggcggcacCCACACCCACAAGGCCTACTACTACCAGAAGACCTACGGGGGGGAGTACGGCTCCGACGGATACGG TCAGAATGGGACCTGTACAGTGTCCAGACGCCAGAACACAATCCAGGAGCTTTTGCAAAATTGTTCGGATTGCCTGATGCGAGCTGAGCTCATAGTACAACCC gaaTTGAAATATGGGGATGGTGTCCAAATTAGAGGGAACAGAGATCTGGAAGACTGTTTTGCGCAAGCAAATGACCAAATGGATATCCTGGATGGGCTGATCAGAGAGATGAGGCAGATGGGCCAGCCCTGTGACATGTATCAGAAAAG ACTGCTTCAACTTCAAGAGCAAATGCGTGCTCTGTACAAAGCCATCAGTGTTCCCCGTGCCAGGAGGGCCAGCTCCAAAGGAGGTGGTTGCTACTCCTCTCAGAGTGGCTCAGGCTGGGATGAGTACACGAAACGTGTCACAAGTGAATGTTTAAACTGGATGAGGCAGCAGAAG GCTGAAATGGAGCTAGTCAAATGGGGGTTTGATGCGGCATCCATCGAGCAACAAATTGGTGACCATAGGAGAACTCACAATGCCATTGGAGACTATCGCTGGCACCTGGACAAAGTCAAAACAGATCTG CGGGAGAAAGCGGCCGTTCATCAACTGGAGGAAGAATATGAAGGACTGCTG AAATACTCCTTCGAGAGAATGGATCAGCTCCGTCAGTTCCAGAACCTCATCCAAGCCACCAGCAGAGAGATCATGTGGATCAATGACTGTGAGGAAGAGGAGCTTCTTTACGACTGGAGTGACAGAAACACTGACATCTCCAGGAAGCAGGAGGCCTTCTCT AAACGCATGAGTGAACTGgagcttaaagaaaaagaactcaATAAGCTAAAGCAAGAAAGCGACCAGCTAGTACTCAACCAGCACCCTGCTTCAGACAAAATCGAG GCCTACATGGATACATTACAAACTCAGTGGAGCTGGATTCTTCAGATCACCAAATGCATTGATGTTCACCTGAAAGAGAATGCAGCTTACTTTCAG TTCTTTGAAGAAGCACAAGCCACAGAGTGCTACTTGAAAAACTTGCAAGACTCCATCAGAAAGAAGTTCATCTGCGATAAGAGCATGTCACTACAGTCTTTGCTGGAGCAGATCAAAGAGCTGGAG AATGAACGAGAGAGAATTCTTGAATACAAGAGGCAAGTGCAGAGTTTGGTGAATAAATCCAAGAAGATTGTGCAGCTAAAGCCACGTAACCCAGACTACCGGAGTAACAAGCCCATTATCCTCAAAGCTCTTTGTGACTACAAACAGGATCTG AAAACAGTGCGCAAAGGAGATGAATGTATCCTGAAGGACAATAACGAGCGCAGCAAGTGGCTGGTGACTGGCCCCGGAGGAGTGGATATGCTGGTGCCATCTGTTAGTCTTATCATCCCACCCCCGAATCCATTAGCAGTGGATCTTGCTACCAA AATTGAGCAGTACTATGAAGCTATTTTAGCTTTGTGGAACCAGCTGTATATCAACATGAAGAGCCTGGTGTCTTGGCATTACTGCATGATCGACATTGAGAAGATCAGAGCGATGACTATTGCTAAG ctgaaaacaatGCGTAAGGAAGACTACCAGAAAATAATAACTGACCTGGAGATCCATTATCAAGAATTCCTCAGGAACAGCCAAGGCTCAGAGATGTTTGGTGATGAAGACAAACGAAAGATCCAGACTCAGTTCACTGATGCTCAGAAGCACTACCAAACATTGATTATACAACTGCCCAATCAACCACGGCAGCCACAAACAG TGGTCCCAACTGAGAGCTGTCCTGTGGGTTCCTCAAGCACCATTATTGTTAATGAGAGAAATCGAGAACATGAGAAGCAGGAGGCCTGGCTGCTGATGGAGCTTCAGAAACTTCGGCGTCAGATAGAAGCTTCTGAGATTCAGATGGTTCAAAGAGCTCCTCTTGGAGTGGATCAAGGGGCTGTTCATGACTTTACAGTCAGAATAAAGGATTTAGAG ggTGTACAGAATGACTCTCAAATAATGGCTGAAACCCTCAATAAGCATAAGGACTTGCTGCCTAATTTCAGAGGCTGTGAAAAGTATGTGTACTTGCAGTCAGAGATAAATGCCCTGTTtcaaaaactggaaaatattaatGGTGTTTCTGCTGGCTACTTAGACAG cttAAATGCACTGAGATGTCTGCTCCAGGTTATTCTACAAACAGAAGATGTGATCAGAGTTTATGAAGTCAGACTCTCTGAAGAGGAAACCATTCCTTTGGATCTTGATAAAGTAGAGGCTTACCGGGCTTGTCTGAAG aaaatgaaagcagaccTAAACATGAAGAAGTCACTACTGACTGCCCTGGAAAATGAGCTGCAGAGAACACTTCAGATTCACTCGCAGTCTTGCCAGTCATATACCCTGTATGACATGGACATTGGAAAGTTCTGTGACAAAGTTACCCAGCTAATAGACCGCTGGCAGAGAGTTGATAAGCAGATAGACAACAG atCATGGGATTTAGAAAGGCAGATCAAACAGCTCAAAACTTACCGAGATCTCTACCAGGCACTGTGCAAATGGATCTGTGATGCCAAGCGCAGGCAGGATGCTATCGAGGGCATGAAGCTTTGCGATTGTAACGCTATCATGAGATATCTACATGATCAGAAG aACTTGCACAGTGAAATCTGTGGGAAGCGAGACAAAGTTGAGGAACTTCTCAAGCACGCAGACCAATGTTCAGCTGCAATTAAG GATTATGAACTACAGGTTGCTTCCTACAGTTCTGGATTAGAAACATTGCTCAACATACCTATCAAGAAGAGCGTTGTTCAGTCTCCTGCGGTGCTGATTGTGCAAGAG gctAATGAGGCTCAGTCTCGCTACATAGAGCTTCTTACAAGATCAGGAGATTACTACAGATTCTTAAGTGAAATGTTAAAGAGTATGGAGGACTTGAAG ATGAAAAACACCAAAATTGAACTCCTGGAAGAAGAACTCAGGCTTGCCAGGGATTCAAACTCAGAGACAAACAACAAACATAAATTCCTAGAGCAAAATCTGCAGAAGTACCAGATGGATATTTCTCAGCTCAAGGCAAAGCTGATGAGTTTGGAGGAGATGAAAAGACAAGCTGAAATGGATGGAAATTCTGCTAAGCAAAATCTGGACAAATGTTATGCCCAAATAAAGGATCTAAATGACAGAATAACCAGGCTGACTTATGAGATTgaagatgagaaaaggaaaaggaagttgCTGGAGGACAGATATGAGCAGCAGAAGAATGACTATGACCAGTTGcagaaaacaaggcaaaacGAGAAAGACAGCCTTGGTTGGCAAAAGTTAGAGTCTGAGAAGGTCATCAAGGAGAAGGAGTACGAGATAGAAAGATTAAGGGTTCTTCTTCAGGACGAAGGCACACGGAAGAGGGAGTATGAAAATGAGCTGGCTAAG GCATCGAATAGGATTCAAGAATCCAAAAATCAGTATAGTCACATTATGCAAGAAAGAGAAACCTTGCTGATAAAAATGAGTGCTTTGGAGCAAGACAAAGCTAGGCTGCAGAGATTAGAAGAGGAGCTGAACCGTTTGAAAGTTGCCTTGGAATCAGAATCTCGTTTGAAGCAACGTCTGGAGAGTGAGAAGCAGCAAATACTGAATGATCTCAATCAGTGGAAGAGCCAGCACTCCCGGACAGAGGAATCCATAAGGAAGATCCAgtgtgagagagagaagagtgagagagagaagaaCACCCTGAGGACTGAGATTGAAAGGCTGCAGATGGAGATCAAGCGGATTGAGGAGAGATACCGGTGCAGACTAGAAGAGACCGCTGTTAAAAACCAGTCAGAGTTGGAGTCTGAGCGTCTCAGAATGCAGAGAGAGATTGAGAAACTCAAGCAACGCCCATATGGGTCCCACAGATCTACACAGACTGAGGAAGACTTCTGTATTGATGCCTCCAAGTTGGTGTTCTGTGGGTTGCGGAAGAAGATTACAGCAATGCAGCTGTATGAGTGTCAACTGATAGACAAACTCACGCTGGATAAACTGCTGAAGGGACAGAGGTCAGTGGAGGAAGTTGCGGCTGACATTGAACCCTACCTCAAAGGGGCAGGCGCTATTGCAGGGGTGTCTCTTTCTCCCAGACAGAAGTATTCTTTTGTTGAGGCCAAGCGGAAtcagctgctcacagcagaaaaCGCAGTCCTGCTCTTAGAAGCCCAGGCAGCAACAGGGGGTGTGATAGACCCGCACCGAAATGAGATGTTAACTGTGGACAGTGCTATTGCCAGAGATCTGATCGACTTTGATGACAGAGAGCAAATCTATACAGCAGAAAAGGCTATTACAGGATTTAAAGATCCTTTCTCGGGCAAGACTGTGCCAGTGTCTGAAGCCATCAAGAAAAATTTGGTTGATAGAGAAACCGGGATTCGTCTGCTTGAAGCCCAGCTGGCTGTAGGAGGGATTGTTGATCCTGTCAACAGTGTTTTCCTACCCAAAGATATAGCTTTATCTCGTGGCTTGATTGACAAAGACCTGTACAGGATGCTAAACAACTGCCAAGGCACTACAAAGAACTTCATTGATCCCACCACCAAAAAGGCAGTCACTTACatgcagctgaaggaaaaatgtaGAATTGAACCACACACTGGTCTGCTCCTTCTCCCAGTGCAGAAGAGGAGTATGTCATTCCAAGGGATCAGGCAGCCTGTCTCAGCTGATGCACTGCTCGAGGCTGGAATTATTAAGGAATCAACAAGGAATGACTTGGAAAGAGGTGCAATCACAGTGGAAGAAGTGAGTGAGAGAATTATTGATTTCCTTCAGGGCTCTAGCTGTATTGCAGGTATCTACAACGAGGCTACTAAAGAGAAACTTGGCATTTACCAGGCTATGAAAATAGGTTTGGTTAGACCAGGGACAGCCCTTGAACTCCTAGAAGCCCAGGCAGCCACAGGGTTCATAGTGGATCCTGTCAGCAATGTGAGACTGCCCGTTGAGGAAGCTTACAAAAGAGGCCTTGTTGGAATTGAATTCAAAGAGAAACTtctctctgctgaaagagctgtCACTGGCTACAAAGACCCGGAAACTGGAAAcatcatttctctgtttcaagCAATGAACAAAGAGCTCATAGAGAGAGGCCATGGCATTCGTTTGCTGGAGGCCCAGATTGCTACCGGAGGAATCATTGACCCCAAAGAGAGCTACCGCTTGCCAGTGGAGACGGCCTACAAGCGTGGTTACTTCAATGAAGAGCTCAACCAGATCCTTAGTGATCCAAGTGATGACACTAAAGGGTTCTTTGACCCCAACACAGAGGAGAACTTGACCTacttgcagctgaaagaaagatGCATAAAGGATGAAGCAACAGGGCTCTGCCTTCTGCCCctgagagagaagaagaaagtggTGCACACCTCGCAGAAGAACACCCTTAGGAAGCGCCGGGTTGTCATTGTAGATCCAGAAACAAACAGGGAAATGTCTGTTCAGGAGGCATACAGCAAAGGCCTCATAGATTATGACACCTATACAGAACTAGCTGAACAAGAGTGTGAATGGGAAGAAATAACTATTACAGGATCAGATGGTAGCAGTAGAGTAGTCCTTGTTGACAGAAAAACAGGTAGTCAGTATGACATTCAAGATGCTATTGATAAAGGTCTGGTTGAGAGGAAGTTTTTTGACCAGTACCGTTCTGGCAGCTTAAGTCTGACACAGTTTGCAGACATGATTTCCTGCCGTAATGGCACTGATGAGGTGTTTCGGCATGAGTCAGTGACCCGGTCTCCCACAGTGCTGAGTGTCAGGAGTTCTTCGTCGCTGATCAGGAGCGGCTCTTTCTCAGAGACCCCAGAAGAGTGCAGTCCTATTGCAGCCATATTTGACACAGAAAACCTGGAGAAAATCTCCATTTCAGAAGCTATACAGAGGGGCATCGTGGATAGCATCACCGGGCAACGGTTACTTGAAGCCCAGGCCTGCACAGGGGGCATAATATGCCCTACCACAGGCCAGAGGCTTTCACTGCAGGAAGCCACCAGTCAAGGCATCATTGATCAGGATATGGCCACACGACTCAAACCAGCCCAGAAGGCTTTCATAGGGTTTGAAGGCATAAAGGGTGGGCGCAAAAGGATGTCAGCGGCTGAGGCAGTGAAGGAAAAATGGTTGCCTTATGAGGCTGGGCAGCGGTTCCTTGAATTCCAGTACCTCACTGGAGGTCTTGTAGACCCAGAAGTGCGTGGAAGAATAACTACTGAAGAAGCCATTAGGAATGGATTGATTGATGGTCGTGCTTCCCAGAAATTGCAAGACACAAACAGCTATCCCAAAATTCTGACCTGCCCCAAGACCAAACTGAAAATATCCTACAAAGATGCAATGAATCGATCAATGGTGGAAGACATCACTGGGCTTAAACTCTTGGAAGCAGCCTCCGTTTCATCTAAAGGCATATCCAGTCCCTACAATGTCTCCTCAGCACCTGGCTCTCGCTCTGGCTCGCGCTCTGGCTCGCGTTCAGGCTCACGCAGTGGGTCTAGGAGGGGAAGTTTTGATGCGTCAGCATGCTCTTCATATTCTTACTCGTATTCAGCCTTCAGCAGTGGGTCTATTGGGCGCTAA